The bacterium genome segment AACGCTGCACGGCTGCCTTGCTTTTGGAAATTGATCCAATTGGTCTTGTTCGCAACAAACGTGGAATGAGTGGAAATTCGTTTTCACTGGAACAGTATGTGAATGACAGACCCTATGTGGCTTCCTCTTTTCTTAGCGTTGCGATCTCCCAGGTGTTTGGAAGCGCACTCGGCGGAAGAAGTAAGGAAAGACAGGAGCTCGCGGAAAAGCCCCTGCCTTTTGAAGTGAAGATTGCAGTGTTGCCATGCAGAGGCGGAGAAATGTTTCTACGGAAATTATTTGAACCATTGGGTTATACAGTGAAGGCGTCTCAACTTGTCCTGGATGAAAAATTTCCAGAATGGGGGCAGAGTCGTTACTTCAGTGTTGAGCTACAATCGGTTGTTCGCCTGAAGGATTTGCTGCGGCATCTTTACGTTCTGATTCCGGTTTTAGATGATGAGAAACATTACTGGGTGGGTGAAGATGAAGTGGAAAAATTGTTGCGGAACGCTTCGGAGTGGCTAGGATCTCACCCGGAGAAGGAGCAAATCACAAGGCGCTACCTGAAACATCGAAAGAGACTTGTTCGGGATGCCCTTGCGCGACTCGTTGAAGAGGATGATCAGGATCCGGACAAAACTGATGAAGAACATGCGAACGAGGAGGCACAATTGGAGGAGCGAATCAGTTTGAACGAACATCGTTTCGGAGCAGTTTTGGCTGCAGTGCGAAACGCAAGCGCCAGAAGTGTCATCGACTTCGGTTGTGGTTCCGGAAAACTGCTGGAACGTTTTCTTCAAGAAAAGTCGATCGAAAAAATCGTTGGTATGGACGTTTCGTATCGCGTCCTGGAAGTTGCAAACGAGAAGCTACGGCTCGACCGGCTTCCGGAAAGGCAGAGATCCAGGATTCAATTGATACAGGGTTCGCTTACTTATCGCGATAAACGATTGGAAGGATTCGATTGTGCTACGGCCGTGGAGGTAATTGAACATCTGGACATGGATCGCCTTAACGCGTTTGAGCGCGTGGTATTTGAATTCGCCAGACCCAAGACAATGATCATTACAACACCAAACGCCGAATACAATGTCCGTTTTGAAAATCTTCCGGCCGGCAAGTTGCGTCATAAGGATCACCGTTTCGAATGGAATCGACCCGAATTCGAATCGTGGGCAAGAAAAACGGCAGAAAGACACGGTTACTCTGTTCGTTTTCTTCCCATAGGCCCGTTGGACAGGGAGCTTGGAGCGCCCACACAGATGGGGGTATTTCAGCGATGAAAATCACGATACCGGAGTTATCTGTTGTGGTGCTGATCGGCGCCTCGGGCTCAGGGAAAAGCACATTTGCGCGCAAGCATTTCAAACCGACAGAGTTGCTTTCGTCTGATTTCTTTCGCGGGCTGGTGTCCGATGATGAAAATGATCAAACGGCAACAGAACGCGCGTTTGAGGCGCTGCATTTTGTTGCTACTAAAAGATTAGAATCTGCAAAGCTGACAGTCATTGATGCGACAAACGTTCAGCAGGAAGCTAGACAGCCGCTCGTACAGCTCGCGAGAAAGTTCCACGCTTTTGCAGTGGTGATTGTTCTTAAGGTGCCTGAAAAGATTTGTCTGAAGCGGAATGAGACGCGATCGGACAGGCAGTTTGGATCGCATGTTGTGCGCCAGCACTGTCAATTGTTGCGGCGTTCCATCAGGAATTTGGAACGGGAGGGTTTCCGTTATGTCTACGTGCTGGATTCTCCGGAGGAGGTTGATACAGCCGAAGTGGAACGCCAGCCGCTCTGGAACAACAGACGGTTCGATCATGGTCCTTTTGACATAATCGGAGATATTCATGGATGCTTCGATGAGCTTGCTGAACTGCTGAACAGGCTTGGATATCAGGTCGATCAAACGGATTCAGAAAGTAGTTACAGGGTGGTTCATCCTGAAGGTAGAAGGGTTGTCTTTCTTGGAGATCTTGTCGATCGCGGTCCGAAGACGCCTGAAGTATTGCGTCTTGTTATGGACATGGTTGATTCAGGAACAGCGCTTTGCGTTCCCGGGAACCATGACACGAAACTGCTGCGTAAGTTGAATGGTAAAGACGTTCGCATCACGCATGGTCTGGCTGAATCACTGAAGCAATTGGAAAATGAGCCGCCGGAATTCATACAAAGAGTGTCGAAATTTCTGGAT includes the following:
- a CDS encoding 3' terminal RNA ribose 2'-O-methyltransferase Hen1, with the protein product MLLTITTIHKPATDLGYLLYKNPARLQSFSLAFGQAHVFYPEASAERCTAALLLEIDPIGLVRNKRGMSGNSFSLEQYVNDRPYVASSFLSVAISQVFGSALGGRSKERQELAEKPLPFEVKIAVLPCRGGEMFLRKLFEPLGYTVKASQLVLDEKFPEWGQSRYFSVELQSVVRLKDLLRHLYVLIPVLDDEKHYWVGEDEVEKLLRNASEWLGSHPEKEQITRRYLKHRKRLVRDALARLVEEDDQDPDKTDEEHANEEAQLEERISLNEHRFGAVLAAVRNASARSVIDFGCGSGKLLERFLQEKSIEKIVGMDVSYRVLEVANEKLRLDRLPERQRSRIQLIQGSLTYRDKRLEGFDCATAVEVIEHLDMDRLNAFERVVFEFARPKTMIITTPNAEYNVRFENLPAGKLRHKDHRFEWNRPEFESWARKTAERHGYSVRFLPIGPLDRELGAPTQMGVFQR